Genomic DNA from Polyodon spathula isolate WHYD16114869_AA chromosome 8, ASM1765450v1, whole genome shotgun sequence:
ACTTCCATTTTGCTCAGAATATATCATTCACTCAGAGGTGCTAGTCTTACAGACTCTTGTTTCTAAAAGCAGTTCAACAGAGCAAGAATCTAACTATAGTCCTTTGCTCCAGATAAAAGTGGATTTATATAAAACAGCTTCATCAGGAAGCAACATGTATAATGTCACCtgaaaagtgaaaagaaaaaaagaagttaacCACAGTGCTTGCTTGTCAACCCAAACCACATTCCACATGCACTAAGCTACAGTACGTACATAGCACTTAAACTCTAATAGGGAAAACACATTTGGTGTAAATGTTAACCTGGTTATTATAGACTACAATTaacttaaacaaatataaatcaaacaGTGTCAACGTGCATAATTGACTTACCCAAGTATTATTAGCAACATCTACACCCTGTAGAACTATAGTTCTACAACAGCTTGTAATGTGACCCTGTAAGCAAAGAGATGACAAATAAAATTATCTGGAAGACAAATGAGTGTAATCGAATCAGTGTGAAAAAACTTATAGGTCATGGGCCCAGCATTAAAAGTTATTTGATAACACCAGCAATTCGAGGCCAATGAAACAAAGGAAATGTATTCGATGTGTTATATAAAGAGAAATataaacataaatgtaaatatgATGTCTTTGTGCAGTAGGTGATGACAAgaattgttattatatatatatatgtgactcgccacacaggctcactcgggttcttttcccttccaaaTCACAACCCAAGACACAGAAATTGAAAGAAACAGCTCTGACACGAACgtttaactataaaaataaacaaacacaaaacaaacacctaactccttcGGAGCTCTTACTGAACatttatgcaggtccctgacaGGCTCGCAGGAGGGCTAAGCCGTTTACAGAGCAACctttctgcttccttctactcagcagccccatGCAGACTAACTGCACCTCTTTTATAACCTGTACCTGGTTTTTATTTACAACGTGACTCTTGGGTGATAATTAACTATGAAACAATTAAATACTTAAaccaaaatgtgcatttgcatgtgtttttggcagggaggatattaaccccctccctgccatgttacactaatatatatatatatatatatatatatatatatatatatatatatatatatatatatatatatatatatatatatatatatatatatacagctctggaaaaaattaagagaccactgcaaaattatcagtttctctggttttactatttataggtatgtgtttgggtaaaatgaacatttttgttttattctataaactactgacaacatttctccaaaattccaaattaaaatattgtcattgagagcatttatttgcagaaaatgacaactggtcaaaataacaaaaaagatgcagtgttgtcagacctcgaataatgcaaagaaaataagttcatattcatttttaaacaacacaatactagagttcagaaatcaatatttggtggaataaacctgattttaaagcacagctttcatgcttcttggcatattctccaccagtctttcacattgatgttgggtgactttatgccactcctagcgcaaaaattcaagcagctcggctttgtttgatggcttgtgaccatccatcttcctcttgatcacattccataggttttcaatggggttcaggtctggagattgggctggccatgacagggtcttgatctggtggtcctccatccacatcttgattgacctggctgtgtggcatggagcattgaactgctggaaaaaccaatcctcagagttggggaacattgtcagagcagaaggaagcaagttttcttccaggacaaccttgtacttggcttgattcatgcttccttcacaaagacaaatctgtccgattccagccttgctgaagcacccccacatcatcaccgatcctctaccacatttcacagtgggtgtgagacactgtggcttgtaggcctctccaggtctccgtctaaccattagacgaccaggtgttgggcaaagctgaaaattggactcatcagagaagatgaccttactccagtcctctacggtccaatccttatggtcttttgcaaacctcagcctggctcttctttgcttctcattgatgaagggcttttttctagctttgcacaacttcagccctgcccctaggagcctgtttcgaaccgtcctcgccgtgcacttcaccccagctgccatttgccattctttttgtaggtcacttgatgtcatcctacggttgctgagtgacattcgaatgagttggcggtcatcctggtcagtggagagttgttttcgccctctgccggtctgtagctttgttgtccccaatgtgcgctgcttgaccttgttcttatgaaccgccgtctttgaaattttaaggatggaagcaacccgacgctcaatgtatccctctgccagtaaagccagaattgaacccttcttttcctcactcaaaactttccttttcaactctttgggcatggccAATAGTTATTTTTGGATTCCAATTACTTTTCTGGTACTACTAACACTGTTTTGctatccagctggtcctattgcaagaggatagtgatgaccacaggagtggtttttatacttttcctggttaaataagatttggttcaggtgatcccctaatcagtacctcattcagtagaatgaggtgtgtctgtgttggaattcaacagacactggaacggaatggctgccatacatgtagagatgctgatttaagaaaaatttgcagtggtctcttaagaGCCTTATGATACAAAAATTTACAGtacaattgtaaatctcgaaaaactactcacttctaaatcttttgtagtcatttttgtattactttagtataaatacatgttaatttggattcatatgttgtttttttctgactttatgtgaacgaagagacacaaaagcgcccgttttctcattggaagtagtgatattttgaaatgtacctgtcctggtcacaaaagcaaagtttgtggggaataatagccattttctatacttttgagacataagcaattaggaaataacacttactacccaggaacaaaaaaaaaaaaaaaaaaaaaaaaattgttacacggtgttataagatgcaacatttagcaaaatatttaactaaatctcctaacaagatttaacatttagctaaatgtttaactggccagctaaatctggagtttgtatgcaaatgagctctgcccacTTTGTGTAAAATCGCTTTCCACGCAATTTCATTGGCTCTTGTAATtctgaaatttgcatattccccgattagcattaaaagagccaatcaaatagcatgaaagcacaaagcaggcagagctcatttgcatataaactccagatttagctggccagttaaatatttagctaaatgttaaatcttgttaagagatttaactattttattcagcttgtcagacgcatcaggtTCAATTTGTTTTCACACGCGCAGTTTATTTCAcacatgcagtttaaaatatattttttcagagtaaaacaggtttaaaaggctttgAATCGCAAAGGCACTTAGTACAGTATCTaaagccaagccccaccccttgttctttgtatttttcacatctcttcatagttgtgcatactgataaatgctcccttatcactcgttttatcaccaaactcaataacgcgatccaagtcattattttattactataacatctcaaaaagctctgcaaatgtgtgtgatactctttgagcgctggatgcagaagcagctacctcctttgttatgtctgtgttatctctataATGCATGGAGCTATGAGATAtgccttttttcagtttcattcggctcctatcgatctaactcagccattgaaaatttttttcagcttttgcccgagaaaaaacaactgcagacctgtgctttatgtctttttgatgatgtcagacaaggtccgacatcggactggaaagagaaaattgtattgtcggacctggtctagggttaagatttagttaaatatttagttaagtgttaaatcttgttaagagatttaagatttagttaaacatttagctaaatgttattcttgtaactagatttataaattataactgaatgtatacatttaaacaaaaatatgtatatactttcacaacatttataaatctggagaacaacttaaatcttgtattttgaGGTGGGGAGGTTGGAGGAGCAAGAAAACAGGCAAGAATGACAACTTCCCGTTCAGACCAGTACTGTTTTAATATCATTGCGTGACCAGTAACCCCAGAGTGAAACAAAATCTTTAGGTAATAATAGGAGTTTAAAGAGATTTACTTTTCTGCTGCAGGATCTTCTTGATTTACATTGTCTTGAGCATTCAATGTTTCATTATcttgtattgtttgtgtattCATTCTTCTCTTTTGTGTATGCTGTTGGAGACAAAAAAgtacataaatttaaaaaatccaattttttatattttgtttgcatgtttttactATAAAATCTACTTTGCCTTTTTAATGTCTATACACTCTAAAGGGTGTCCTATTCAAAATCCATGTACCGTGTAAGAAATGTTAATAAACTGCTTCCACCATAACGACTGTTTACCCTAAAGAAACATTTGTGTAGtacatacatatgtatgttttttattgcatttccagcatttaacttttctttttatcATGTGTCCTATGACACCACCAATCTGTCACAGAATAGCTTTATATTGTATAATGATGTACACCTTTCACGCAGTGTAatgaataaacattttatttcccCAAAATCTTCATATCTTAATATGCATTAATTTAGTGTTTCTGCACCTGTATAAGCcttgtaacttattttttaatgtaccttAAATCTCCATTTAATGAGGCATGTTAGTAAGGTTTGGAATACCACATACCTATGCTGCAAAAGTAAGGTTCtcacgtatttatttatttatttatttatcttgtttGAGTTCATACTGCTTTTCAGGAAataaagataactttttttttttttttttttttttttttacaataagcTTGCTTACCTTCCatgtcaaaaacaacaaaatgcccACAACTGGTATTATAAGTAACATGTAGAGTGGTATGTGTAGTTTTTCAGCCCCTTTGGTTTTAACCTCAGTGTTTTTACCATGTCTTGTTTCctctgtgtaacaaaaaaagaaacaaactgtaaATGCAATGTTCTACTACAGAGATGTCAGATGATTTCATGCTTATCCTTAGCTGAATCTGGCTGCTGAACCTGAATCCTTTGTGAAACACATGCATCTAGTAAGACTTCTCTGCTTTAATTTGCATCTCTATTCTCGGCAATTTCCTTTCTCTCAAATACCAAACTTTTCTCATATTTGGATGGCTCAATCAATCAGTCTCCTCAACAAAACAGCATTCACTCTGTTTTAGGAAACACACTTTATTCAAACAGAAAAAGGCAGTGCATGTGGATTTAACAAGTTCATTAAGACAAACCTAATCTAACACTTAAGCATCAGTAAAACTTTAGTGTAGGAAGGAATTCTTTCAATTCCTCTACTATATGCAGATTAACCGTTCTGACCACCTTCCAAAATATGATCCTCccaagaataaaagaaaacatcatAATGTGTGCATACTGTAATTACCATAAGGTTGCATTCACCTAAGATAAATAAACCTCAAAATACAAACTAAGGATACATTGGTGGAGtttcaatgcatgttttttttttttagcacgagacatttgcttgagaaaaatgtcttgtgtaaaatgcttttttggggttTCCAGTCGCTCAGTCTATCTTACTCAAGTAAACAGAAaggtatgtaaattagctatgcgtaaagtatttgtgcagtttttgaagattactagtgaaattttgtgaaaatatggTTTCCATGCGCAGGGAACTGGTACAAGAactgaatctaagctgctgtaataaagcacaataccCCGTGCCTGGTTGGATAAtattgtgttttactgctcttgcccaaattgtttttcaaatgtcattagtggggcgtcatgtcgttagtagtgaatactgtttcaactaatttgtcttacgactcattaattaaaaatgaactctgAGGTAtagaatgaaactgaccaacaggtattgcagatcaccactGCAGAAAACCGGCAgagacgttatatatatatatatatatatatatatatatatatatatatatatatatatatatatatatatatatatatatatatatttccctttcattcaggcaatacagcatataggggataaTGTGATGGTGCATATTGTTACAGGTAGCCTTTGagtgtcccttttgtgctataaatctTTAGAAACCTTGTATTAGGTTTTGGGTCTACCTAACTTGACTCTAGtatccaattagcttaaatgctatttttcttttcattttctgtataatatttaatgACTTTTCCTAAGCTgtggtcatgaacttatacacagaaaacagaacctttgagatgtttatttttttttagaataggtcatgtgtacaaataagatgtttcgggtcactgtgactctaggcatttatctatgtagatttgtgtgcatgaataaaacaaactaatatatatatatatatatatatatatatatatatatatatatatatatatatatatatatatatatatacacataatatatacatatacatatatatatatatatatatatatatatatatatatatatatatacacacagtgccttgcaaaagtattcagacccctgaccaattctctcatattactgaattacaaatggtatgatggtacattgaaatttcgttctgtttgagattttatttttaaacactgaaactcagaatcatttattgtaagggaaatttggttttatattgggaaatatttaagaaaaataaaaaaaaagagtttcattttattaaaacactagccttggcaagtaagTAGGTTGTCTTAAAATCTGCTTCAACTGGATTGAGAAAGAGATCAGACTTAGTTTAGTCACTGTAAgacattctaatatgttaacaataGCCTGAATTTAGCTGAAATTAAATGAACCTTCCACTGaaagcttaaccctttgcggtcctatgtcagaccaggtctgacattacaattttccatttttaGTCCGATGACAGGcccagtccgacatcatcaaaaaaatgtaaagccgagaaaaactttcaattgccgagtgagactgataggagccgaactAAGCTGAAAAAAAgccgtatctgatagccccaaaacgagtgatcaggagaggtatgtgaaaaatacagcaaacaaggggtggggcttggctggagatgtagtactgagtgtacttttgtgattcagtgccttttaaacctgttttactctgaaaaaaacctttaaacagagtgtgtaaaatgaacagcatgtgtgaaaataaattggacctgacgtgtctgacaagcgctgaataaatggactactaAGGGTTAAATGACTTCATAGCAAAATCTTATGGCAAAACCCTGTACAATTCCTATTAAATAGCCTTGTGTAACACATATTTGTAGGTATCCTGttaacacatttgtatatgaagttaaactggcccattgacaacacactgaaaaggtaacataatatgccgCTCAGAGGGAATATATCttagacccaggttaatataatcaaacaAAGTAGTAgatatttcatatatatacatatatatatctcgattaatatattatatatatatattatatatatattatattatataataataaacgtTCTCTTTTAATACACATGTAAACTTCTATTGTATTGTAGTTAGTAGCAAGGAGCCTGTGAACATGAAACATAACCCAATGTACTTACGTGTATTGCAGTCACTTGCAGACACACAAGTTGTTGTATTCATTATCAACAGCTCAGTGGAGATGGTAATGGAGCCTGTATAGAAAAGGGTGGGGTATTAGTGTGTTGTGCTAAACACAGTAATTATGTTAGATGCAAACAGATGTTGATCTTAAGCTTCTTTTTCTTCCCTTTTCACAAAGGACAGATTTGTGGTCctttaaaattatttacaatttggGAGATCTGAAAGCTGCAGCTGTAAGCTacacattaaaaagaaagttgtgcattttatttcctttcaCAAATCAGAGGATCTTTCATTACTATTTCCAAGAAAGAATGCTCATTTAACTAgacaattttctttctttcattatttcTTCTTTACATTGGGTGAGgacaaaaatcacaaaagaaGTCCTCCCTTGCAAAGTTTTTTAGAATACTACAAAGAGCCATCTGACCTAAAGTGGTGTACTGTAAttacaaggggaaaaaaaatctgagcTTCTGCTGTACACGGATATGCAGGCTTATGAGCAGACATTCTGGAGATAAGCAGATGACAAATTTCAGGACTGCTGATATTCCAAACTTAGGTTGCTGGAATCTATATGCTGCCATGTACCATTGTGATGCACTTTCTTGTGGGGCGACACAACACTGCAAAATGATCTTGCGCACCAGATGTGACTCTGGTGAAATCTCAAAGTGTAACTAGGCTATTTTCCATAAacggtttttgtttgtttgttttatgtacagcCATTGACATGTCCCCTCTGTATTAAAATCATTGTATAATCTGTGTAGATTATGAACATGATTTAtgtctatatattttaaatatttaagcaataaGATAAAGAAACAAGCTATATAGTAAAAAAGATGCAAAAATCGACTGGATTTGTAAGCAGGCTTCCATGTGTGGGAAAGTGAATTTGAAGTGTTAAAAGTTATGAGTTAATATTGTTGCACATATTTTCTTTGTTCTCACAATAAGCTTGAGATAGCAATGCCTAGTAAACAACTCCCTAATGAGGAATTTACAACAGCTAGAGGGGGGTATGAAATAAGTGCACCATTTTCCAGGGAAATAGATTGTTAATCATTTGTAAAGTGGTTAACCATGTAAATTAATGGTTGTAAAGTGGACAGTAAAGTGGGCTGTACAAATAAGCTGTTCATGAGTTGTAAGCTAAAAACATGTTTCGTTAGTGATAGGGTATATAAAGAAGTAATTAGGAATATATTAGTGAGTAATGGTAGAAGAGGAGCAGCGGTAGAAGACTAtctgtttttgggggggggggggggggggtttgcattCACGTGTCACCAATAGTGTCACCTGGGTAGTGAAAGGTATGACAAACTGAACTAcctatacacattttaaaagataagTCTAGCATTTAAAGCTTAGCCTAACTTTGGAGAAGAAAATCTAAACCAAAAGTGTGATATTCATACCTGCCACTAATCTTGTCGTTTCACTCGCAGGACAAGGGGGAGACACACAGTCAGAAGAGATGAACTGCCTCTCATGTAATTCATAtgtttcaatcattttttttaaatagtcaaaaTAGACACTGGTATTGAAGTTTCCGTCTTGATAATGACAGTGGTAATCATCAATTACCTCTTCCTACAATGAGAATCAAAGATGGAGACATTCAAATTAAGATAATGTCACAAATATCAAATTGTAGTTTTGTAATTCTTAGAGAACCTAAATGTTAGTAAACAGTTTTGGCAAAACTGCCTTATTCAGTATTCCTCAAAACATTTGCTTACATAAATATAGACTTTGTTAATGTTACTGCATAGTATACTTCCAAAAACTATattccaaaaaatgaaaaaacgaTGTGGTACAATAACTCCATAAccctcatatttttttttcttcagaattttCTATTTGGTTGGTAATATAAAGCACACTTAATCAATTTGGCTGGAAATATGGGGTTATCTAAAGAAAGCTAAAAATACACCCCTAAACTATGCAATTTGAGCAAAATTTAAGGAGAGTCCTAGTCAGTAATATTCAGTCAATTTTccttttgtaatttatatttcatACTAGCCATAAACAGCACTTTGGGGCCGAGAAGTTGATTCCTTACCTCATATTGAAAGGGCCTCCGCATTTTCGTCACCATGTCTATAAGAACTGTAATATTGTCTCTGTTGGAAGAGGTTTCAGCAAACTTAGCAGCAAGACTGTTTAAGCTTAATTGCAGTTCATATATGTTGAGCATCAACCAACATATGTcattctgtaagaaaaaaaaaacaagtttgagaAAAGGGTGTTCACTGGAacaatataaaatgcatatttagcTATAGTATTTGTGTTTTACCAGGTGAAGATGACCCATTGGGACTGTACCCCCTCTTACAAGACAGTTCTCGCCACTAAAGCATTAAACTACTAATTCATTATACTTTAactacatacttttttttttttataaacttaccAATTCTTCTGACTGAGGAACATAGCGCACTTTAATAATGTAGTCATTTGGTATATTCCCTTTCTGTAACACAG
This window encodes:
- the LOC121319604 gene encoding kit ligand-like isoform X2 produces the protein MKKTKIWITAFIYPCLFFCFTFVERSCGLGNVITDDVNTIPILKGNIPNDYIIKVRYVPQSEELNDICWLMLNIYELQLSLNSLAAKFAETSSNRDNITVLIDMVTKMRRPFQYEEEVIDDYHCHYQDGNFNTSVYFDYLKKMIETYELHERQFISSDCVSPPCPASETTRLVAGSITISTELLIMNTTTCVSASDCNTQETRHGKNTEVKTKGAEKLHIPLYMLLIIPVVGILLFLTWKHTQKRRMNTQTIQDNETLNAQDNVNQEDPAAEKVTLQAVVEL
- the LOC121319604 gene encoding kit ligand-like isoform X1 produces the protein MCTVFQIWITAFIYPCLFFCFTFVERSCGLGNVITDDVNTIPILKGNIPNDYIIKVRYVPQSEELNDICWLMLNIYELQLSLNSLAAKFAETSSNRDNITVLIDMVTKMRRPFQYEEEVIDDYHCHYQDGNFNTSVYFDYLKKMIETYELHERQFISSDCVSPPCPASETTRLVAGSITISTELLIMNTTTCVSASDCNTQETRHGKNTEVKTKGAEKLHIPLYMLLIIPVVGILLFLTWKHTQKRRMNTQTIQDNETLNAQDNVNQEDPAAEKVTLQAVVEL